The Flavobacteriales bacterium genome contains the following window.
CACAGCGCTATCACTTAGGAATTTGTCAAAGACGGATTCAGTGGTACCCGGAGGCACCGTGCTCCGGCACACGAGATATTTCTGTTGGCCGGTCTCTACATGCTGGGAGATCTCATAGATGACATTGTGGAGATAATCCAGATTGACCTCTCCACTGGCCTGACTCGGTGTGCCTACGCATGTGATGATGATATCGCTTTCACGTATGAGAAGGGCCGAGTCCTCTGTGGGGATGATGAGACCTTTTTCCAGTCCTTCTTGTAGGAGTTCTTCGACTCCCGGTTCATTGATCGGGCTCTTTCCTCCTACGACTGCCTGTACCTTCTGAGGTTTGACATCGTTGCAGAGTATGGTGTGGCCTTGTTTGGCCAGGCAGGCGACATTGACGATTCCTACGTAACCTAGACCGAGTACTCCGATTTTCATGCTGGGGATCCTTCTACTTGAACGAGGGCAAAAGTCATAAAATTTCAATGCCCACACGAGCTGAGCACGATGATTTCCTCACTCTTCGTTCCTCAACCTCCTTCCGGTGGTCATTCCCATGCCCAAGAGCTTCAATTCCTGATGGAATTCGTAGTCGTGCTCTTCGAATAGTCGCTCACCGATCGGTGTGATCAGTTCGATGCCTTTGGCCCTTGGATGTTTGATGGCCGGATCTACTGGATAGGCATTCATCAAATCGCCTGGATATGGATCCAGCATCTGTAGGATCTCACTCAGTTCTGCCTCTGGATCGAGCCATTGGGACTCTGCACCCGGCTGAATGATCACCGGACTTCGATGGTGCTTGATAGCGGCAGTCACACTATTGCTCACGGTGGTGATGATGGCAAATCCACGTATCACCTCACCGGTCTCCTTATTCACCCATTCATCCCATAGCCCAGCAAAAGCAAAGGGTCTGACCTTGTCTTTCAGATAGACCACATAGGGTTTGCTGAGTTTCTCCTTCTCCGGTCCTTCGAGGAATCCATCGGCTATGATCAAACATCGCTTACCACGAATGGCATGACGGAACATGGGTTTTTTGAATATCTCCCGTGCACCGGTATACTGCATGTCATTCTCCTTGTTGCGGTCCCCTTCAGCCCGGGCATTGAATATGTACATGCGCTTCTTTGACCAGAAAGGAGTGAATCCGAAGGTCATCATCTGCAACTCGCGAGGCTCTGCATCGGTGATCACCAGGCCTTGGCCTCCGGGACCGATATTTACATCCGGGACAAATAGTTTGTGCACGGAAGGATCCGCTTTTACATTGAAGCGCTTCTCGACTTCAGTCACTTTGGTCACGAGTATGTATCGTCCACACATGGTCAGTTGTTGAGCCAGATGATCAATGAGTCTCTCAATATCTTGATCTCCTGAGGATCTAGATGAGCGATGCGACTGGTATGATTACCTTCAGGGATGGTCCATCGGATGAGATTGTTCTGCCCCGTGGGTTCATACCCCGTTGCTGACCAAGGGTCGTATTCCCCATAGATGAAAGCGATATCCTCAGCTTCAGTATCCAGCCATTCCTTGATCTGCTGGTGTACGGTCCCGTTGTATTCCAGGTCGAAGGTCTCAGGGATGAAGGTGCGATAGTTGGAGAAATCCTCCGTGTATTCATTGGTGAGCTCCTTGAAAGGTTCTATTGCATATCCATACATGCCCATCTCGGTATAGCTCTGGTAGAAGAATGGAAAGATATCTGTCATGGTGGATGCAGTGAAGAATCCCGGAGCATCGATGTCGAAGAGATGCTGGAGTTTCTCTTCGAAACTGCTTTCAGATGGCGGGATGGTCGAGCAGTTCCCATTCCACTGCCAGAATGCAAAACCGTATTCGAAGATCGAAAGTTCAAATGCCCTTTCCATACTCAGCCCATACTCATAGGCTCTGTCCTCTGACATCCGCTTGAAAAGCTGGAAGGCAAAATCGTAGTTGAGCAAGAGCTCGAGTTGGAAAGCCAGGACCTGATCCCGACATGGCTTCTCTCCTACCTCTGCAAGGAATTCATAGATGCGATGGTCTTCGCGCTCCAGATTCAATGGAGCTACGTATACCAAGCTGGCATCGACATCCTCCGGATAGAAATAGCGATGATACATGGTGGTCTGTCCGCCCTTGCTAATGCCCGTATTCAACCACGGACCGGTATAGATTCCTTTCAGTAGTTCCACTATGCGATGATGATCGGCCGCGGATTGCTCGATGGTGAGAAAGTCATAGGGAATATTCTTCGGAGAGGAATCACCGAAGAATCTGTGTTCCACGTGTATCTGATTGGCCTTGAACATATAGGTGGGTTCGGCCAGAAAGCGGTTGTTGGTGGAGTTATAGCCACTGAGATAGAGGACGGTATTCGCAGCTGTATCCGCATGGGACAGATAGATTTTCTGCTGAAAAGTCCCCTTACGCTTACCACTATGGTCGATGGGTTGTTCGAGATACAATTCGTAGGTCATCTGTATGTGACCTCCTTCGTGATCATTGGGAATCTTCTGAACGGTGAAGCCCATTGACCTGAGTTTCTCGGCCAGGTCGAATGACGATACAGTGCGCGCAGCATTATCTGATGGGATGTCCTTGACCTGTTTGCACGTGGTGATTCCTACCAACAGAGTGGCCAAGGCAAAATGGACCCAGAAGTGCTTCATACTATGAAGATATTAATTCGAGGTG
Protein-coding sequences here:
- a CDS encoding peptidase, encoding MKHFWVHFALATLLVGITTCKQVKDIPSDNAARTVSSFDLAEKLRSMGFTVQKIPNDHEGGHIQMTYELYLEQPIDHSGKRKGTFQQKIYLSHADTAANTVLYLSGYNSTNNRFLAEPTYMFKANQIHVEHRFFGDSSPKNIPYDFLTIEQSAADHHRIVELLKGIYTGPWLNTGISKGGQTTMYHRYFYPEDVDASLVYVAPLNLEREDHRIYEFLAEVGEKPCRDQVLAFQLELLLNYDFAFQLFKRMSEDRAYEYGLSMERAFELSIFEYGFAFWQWNGNCSTIPPSESSFEEKLQHLFDIDAPGFFTASTMTDIFPFFYQSYTEMGMYGYAIEPFKELTNEYTEDFSNYRTFIPETFDLEYNGTVHQQIKEWLDTEAEDIAFIYGEYDPWSATGYEPTGQNNLIRWTIPEGNHTSRIAHLDPQEIKILRDSLIIWLNN
- a CDS encoding SOS response-associated peptidase, which codes for MCGRYILVTKVTEVEKRFNVKADPSVHKLFVPDVNIGPGGQGLVITDAEPRELQMMTFGFTPFWSKKRMYIFNARAEGDRNKENDMQYTGAREIFKKPMFRHAIRGKRCLIIADGFLEGPEKEKLSKPYVVYLKDKVRPFAFAGLWDEWVNKETGEVIRGFAIITTVSNSVTAAIKHHRSPVIIQPGAESQWLDPEAELSEILQMLDPYPGDLMNAYPVDPAIKHPRAKGIELITPIGERLFEEHDYEFHQELKLLGMGMTTGRRLRNEE